The Microbulbifer sp. TB1203 nucleotide sequence CATACGCGCGGATATGGCACAAAACCACCCTCTCCACGTCATTTGACCGCATCGCTCGCGAGGGCGCGAAGAACCATACTGCCCCCCCAGTACTACAAACGGAGATCGATATGAACCAGATAATTAATGAACAGGAATGGCAAAGCGCACTGGATGCTTTTCGAATCAAGGAAAAGGAGCACACCCGGCTCCGGGATGCGTTAAACGCCGAGCGCCGCCGCCTGCCGATGACGGAAATCAGCAAAACCTATAGTTTTACCGGCCCCGAGGGCAAAGTCAGCTTGCTGGACTTGTTTGAAGGGCGCAAGCAGCTGATTGTCTACCATTTTATGTTTGCCGAGTCGCCCTGCACCGGCTGCTCGATGATGGTCGACAATATGGGGCATATCGCCCATATCCACGCGCGCGATACCTCATTGGCGCTGGTTTCCCTCGCCCCATATCCAAAGCTCGCCGCATTCAAGGAACGTATGGGTTGGCAGTTTCCGTGGTACTCCTCCGAGAGTAGCGATTTCAACAGGGATTTCGGCGCGACCCGCGAGAACGGCGAAATGTTTGGCGTAAGCGTATTTATCCGCGATAACGACACTATTTACCGCAGCTACCACACCACCCTGCGCGGCGCGGAATACCTGGGTTCCAATTTTTCTTATCTCGATCTCACGCCAATGGGCCGCCAGGAACTCTGGGAGGACAGCCCGGGAGAAGTTCCGCAAACCCCACCCTACCAGTGGTGGCGCAAGCACGATGAATATTGAGGAGCTTGACGATGTGTCCGCTATGTGCCGCGACCGGGCTGACGACCTGGATACTTGCCGGAGGTTTAGGCAGTAGCTGCGCCGCCACGGCGGTTATTTACTGGCGCAAACGAAGAGTATCTCCATCTGACGATTCGTTTAGGGAGGCCGGCGGGAGCGTCGGCACCCCGCCGACACAGCCACTTCAACGACCGAAGTAAAGCACGCGGGGGCGGATCAGTCGCGAGTCCCTGTATCCCGGCCCGGAGATGCTTTCTGATCAAAGGCAGGACGCGCTTGCCTTTACAAACAGCACAGCTGCCTTTCTCGGGGCCGCGCCCAAGCGCTTCCGCAAGCGGGGATTGAGGCGCGTCCCTTGGCATCGAAGACCGGAGGATACGCAGCGTGTATCTTGCCAGGCACCGACTGGCGTCGTAATGTGGTGCGCCAGTTGATTGACGAGCCAAACCGCCGGATTAAAAAAGCCTTGGAGAAGCTTGAGCCGTATGCGAGGAAACCCGTACGGGCGGTTCTCAGCCTTCCGGTGCGCGCGGCGCACCCTACCAGCGCTTTTTCCCCTGCAGACGAGATACAGCCCGTGCCTGAAATCCTGATCGTAGACGACGAACCCCGTATCGCCGAGCCCTTGATGTTTGCCCTGGAACGCGAGCATTTTGGAGTCGCCCATGTGACCCTGGCCGAGCAGGCGCTGGCCGCCTTGCGGCAGGAGGATTTTTCGCTGGTGGTCCTGGATGTGGGATTGCCGGATGTGAACGGCTTCGAGGTGCTCAAGGAATTGCGCCGGTTCAGCGAGGTACCGGTGCTGTTCCTGACCGCGCGCCAGGACGAGGTCGACCGCATCCTCGGGCTGGAACTGGGCGGTGATGATTATGTCACCAAGCCGTTCAGTCCCCGTGAGGTGGTGGCGCGGATCCGGGCCATTCTCAAACGACTGCAGGGCGCGCCGTCGGCGCCTATTGGAAAAAAAACGTGGGAGCTGGACGAGACCGGGGCGCGGATATTGTTCCGCGGCCAGCCGTTGGCATTAACCCGCTCCGAGTTCCGCATCCTGGCGGCGCTGGTGCAGCGTCCCGGGCAGGTGTTTAGCCGGGCGCAATTGCTGGATGTCTGCGACAGCGACGAAGACAGCTTCGAGCGCAGTGTGGATAGCCACATCAAAACCCTGCGCGCCAAGTTGCGCCCGTTGGGCGGTGACGGCCTGATTGCCACGCGCCGGGGCCTGGGTTACTACCTGGAAACGGAGTCCCCATGAAACTGGGCCGGCGCTTGCTGCTGTTCTACTTTTTCATTCTCGGCCTGTTGGGCTGGCTGGTGCTGGATCTGGTGTTCGGCCAGGCCAAACCACTGGTGCGTCAATCCGCCGAGGAAACCCTGGTGGATGCCGCCAACCTGCTGGCGGAAATCATCGCCAGCGATACCCGACAGGGCCAGGTGGTGATCACACCCGAGCTGCGCGCCGCCCTGAACCGTTACGCCGGCCGCGACCTGGATGCGGATATCTGGGGCCTGAAAAAGGCAGCCATCCATACCCACGTCTATGTCACCGGCCCCACCGGCACGGTGTTGTTCGACTCCCGAGGGCGGGACGAGGGCATGGACTTTTCCCGCTGGAACGACGTATACCTGACCCTGCAGGGTCGCTACGGCGCGCGGACCACCCGCACTGATCCGGCCGATCCCGGCACCTCGGTGATGTACGTGGCCGCCCCGATCCGCCATGAAGGAACCCTGGTCGGGGTGGTAAGCCTGGGTAAACCGGGGCGCTCCATCCAGCCCTTTGTGGACCGGGCGGAACGACAACTGACCCTTTATGGGGGGCTGGTGCTGGGCGCCTGTTTGCTGTTGGGGATGTTGCTGGCCTGGTGGCTGACCCGCCGCCTGCAACGGCTGCGTCACTATGCACAGGCCGTGGCGGAGGGCGAGCGACCGGCGCCGCCCCGCTTGCGGGGCCGCGATGAAATCCGCGATCTGGCCGAAGCTGTCACCGCTATGCGCCGTCGCCTGGAAGAGCGGGCGCGGCTGGAAGATAACGTCAGCCTGCTCACCCACGAAATGAAGAGCCCGCTGGCGGCGATTCGTGGTGCGGGGGAAATCCTCGCCGAGGAAGTGACGGACCCTGCCCTGCACCGCTTCACCGATAACGTGATCCATGAAAGCCAGCGCCTGAGTGAACTGCTCGACCGGCTGCTGGCCATGGCCCGGCTGGAAAAGCTGGAAAGCCTGCCCGCCCGTCGACGGCTGGCCTTGGCCCCCCTGCTGGGGGACTGGCAGCAAAGCCGCTATCCACTGCTCGCTGAAAAAAACCTCACCGTGCAGGGGCCGCAGGAGGAAACCCTCTGGGTGGAGCCGGAAACCCTGCAATTGGCCCTGTTCAACCTGCTCGACAACGCCCTGCGTTTTGCCGAACCGGGCTCTACCTTGAGTGTCACCGTCACTGATGCCGGCGGGGAACAATGCCTGGCGGTAACCAACCGGGGCCCGACTATTCCCGACTACGCGCTGGCGCGGGTCAGTGAACGCTTCTATTCCCTGCCCGCCCCGGGCCGGGAAAAAAGCTCCGGCCTGGGCCTGGCCATGGTGCGGGAAATCGCCGCTCTCCATGGGGGGCGTCTGTCGGTGGGAAACACCGGTGACGGTGTGTGCGCCAGCCTGGTTCTGCCGGCGGGTTAAGGACCTCTGATTAACGTCATTCCGGCGCAAGCCGGAATCCAGAATCCACGGTTTCTCTGGGCTCCGGCTTACGCCGGAGTGACGAAATGCATTTATTCAGCGATTGCTTAATAGTTTCCCCGACTATCCACCACTTCCCCACACAATCCCCATAAAACCCCCAAACCGACCCGCCATGCTGGGACCTCGCGAACAACCCCGTTAGAAGAAGGGAGAGGAACCCCATGCGTCAGACACTGTTTTTAAAACTGCTCACCATCGCCGGCCTCATGCTGTTGCTGGTGGTGCCCCTGTTGATGATCCAGGGCAAGGTTGCCGAGCGCAGCAACGAGGCCCGGCAGGTGAAATACCAGATCGCCCGGCAAGTCAGCGGCGAACAGACCCTCAGTGGCCCCCTGGTGGTGGTGCCCCGGGTGCGCGAACAACTGGTGGAGCGCGGAGACTGCCGGCGCCAGGAGCGCTGCGCGACGGTGGAGCAGCGCTCGGTGCTGGAAAGCCAGATTCCCGACACCCTGAGCGTGGACGGCCAGTTGCAGACCGAAATGCGCTACCGGGGCATCTACGGCACCCCGGTCTATCGCAGCCTGCTCACTCTGGAAGCGGTGTTCCCCGCCAACTGGCAGGCGGTGGACGAGCCGGAGCAGGTGGTATCGTCCCGGCCGCCCCTGCTAATCATGCGCATCAGTGACCTGCGAGGCCTGGTGGAACGGCCCCAGATTCTGGTCAATGACACGCCCCTGCCACTGGTGGAAACCGAACAACTGCCGCAAGCACTGGGAGATTCCGTGATTGCGGTGCAGTTGCCGGCGGACCTGACCGGCGCCTTTACCGTCAAGGTGCGGCTCAACCTGAACGGCACCGACTCCCTGGCGCTGTTGCCCCTGGCCAAGGAGACTCGCCTGGGGCTGCGCGCCGACTGGCCCCATCCCAGCTTTGAAGGACTGGTGCTGCCGGTGGACCGGGAGATCAGTGCGGAAGGCTTTACCAGCCAGTGGCGCACCAACAGCCTGGCCGCCGCCAGCGCCATCCATTGCGCCCGCAACGGCCAGGCCTGCGACGACGCCGGCCAGGCCATGCGGGTGCGGCTGGTGCAGCCGGTCACCGGCCTGTTATCCAGCGAAAGAGCCCTGAAATACAGCTTTCTGATTGTCGGCCTCACCTTCGCCGCCTTCTTCCTGTTCGAGGTGCTGCGCCGCTATCCGTTGCACGCCATGCAGTACCTGCTGGTTGGGCTGGCACTGGCCATGTTCTACCTGTTGCTGGTGGCCCTCAGCGAGCATATCGATTTCGTACTGGCCTACCTGTCGGCGGCATTGGCCTGCTGCGGCCTGATCGGCGTCTACCTGATGGCGGTGCTGCGCTCGGCCCGGGCCGGCTGGGGGTTTGCCGGCAGCCTGCTGCTGGTACTCGGGCTGATCTACGGCATCCTGATGGCGGAAGACTATGCATTGTTGTTGGGGGCTTTGCTGTTGTTCGCGGCCCTGGCGGCAGTCATGCTGGTGACCCGAAGACTGGACTGGTACGCCTTCTCGGTACGCAGCACAGGCAAGACCGCGTCGGACCCTGCCGGATGAAAACCCTTTAGAAACGGCGAACGAGGCGGCCGCCTGCCGCCGCCCCCAACGTCCGGCCCGGCTGTGTATACCGCCGAAGCGGGATAAGACTCAAAGAATTTTCCGGGTAAGAGTTATGCCTAAATTAACAACTGCGATATCTACGAGTTTTTTCCTATTTATTTTATGGGTTATTTACCTTGCCAATAATGGCAGTGACAGCTTGTTTTTCGATTTTGTAAAGTCCATTCCCTACGGAGACAAGATCGGGCATTTTTTCCTCTTTGGCACACTAACCTTGACTGTCGTTGTCGCCTCCCGATTTCGCTCATTTACTGTTGGTTGGCTAAATATCTATTATGGTGGAGTTCTGGTTGCACTATTTGTTCTGGGTGAAGAAATCAGTCAAGCGTTTATACCATTTCGAACTTTTGATTTGGCAGATCTAACCGCAGATACTCTCGGCATATTAATGGCAATTGGTGCCGCCTATTTAACCAGGAAATATTTAATAAAAATCTATGACAAGGATTCCGTAAGTTGATCCGCTTATCCTGGTACCTCTAGAACTGCCTTAATAACGCTGCTGCCAATATGCCGGCAGCGATTGCTGGTAACGGCTTTTTCAACAACAGCATAATGGTTGCCGTGGTCAACAACGCCAAACGAGCTCCGTTATCACCTGCAACCGCCATAGGTGCCAGGAGTGCTACCAGCACAGAGCCGGACATGGCCTGAATAAACTGTTTTACCCGGTAGCTGATCGGTACGAAAGACATCACATAGATGCCACCCCAGCGGGTTGCGAGTGTCACGACCGCCATGGACAGAACGATGGCCAGGGTGCCCACTCCCGCCGTTTCAACGTTCATTTTCCTGATTCCCCCCAATCGTTCCAGCAACGCCGCCTGCCAGTGCTCCCACAATCACGTGGCTGTTTTCCGGCAGGTACCAGTAAGCCAGCAGTGATGCGATAGCTGCGATGGTCCAGATGACCAACACCTGCAGGTTCTTTTCTCCACCGACCACCATGGCAAGCAGAAAACACCCCATGACCATATCCAGTCCAAGACTCTTGGGGTCACTCACAGCGTTACCAAAATAGATTCCCAGCCAGGTGCCGAACACCCAAAAGGACCATAGGGCCAGACCACCACCAAGCAACAGTCCCAGCCCTGGCTGCCCACGGCTGAAGACTTGCATGGACATCGCCCAATTGGCATCAGATGCGACAAGCATCACTCCATAACGTCTTGCCGGTGGCAGGTGGCGTAGCCAGGGATATAGTGTCGCGCCCATGAGCAGGTGCCGTGCATTGATCGCAAACACCGTAATCATCATGGTGAAAAACGGTATCTGTGGCCCCCACAGATCCAGAGCGGCAAACTGGGCAGCACCGGCAAAGACCAGCGTACTCATGACAACAATCATTGAGTCGCTCAGCCCAGCCTGTGTCGCAGCCAGGCCAAAGGCGGCGCCGAATGCGATCACAAAGACAGAAATTGGAGCCAACTGCTTGAAACCGGCCCAAACCAGCGGTTTGTTAAGTTGGTGCAGCTCCATATCGGTGCTTTCCATTTCCTGCTCCTCTGATTTTCACGCTTCATTCGGCACAATGCAGTGGGCGCGGCTTTGAGAAAAGCGCATAATTCGGGTATGAGCTATTCGATAAACTGATAGTTGAGTTACGCCGATGACGAACCAGGATATCCAGATGGACTGGCTCAAATGCTTTGTTGCGGTGGTGGATGCAGGCTCGCTGTCCGCGGCTGCTCCGGAGGTACATCGCTCTCAGTCCGCCGTAAGTATGCAACTGAAAAAGCTGGAATCCGCCCTGGGCTGCCGGCTTCTTGTGCGAGGCCCACGTCAACATCAGCTCACACCCGAAGGGCAGCGATTGTTAGGGTATGCCCGCCGAATACTCGACCTGCATGCCGAAACTCAGGCTGCGTTTCATGGCAAAGAGTTGACAGGTCGTATTCGCCTCGGCGTTCCGGATGACTATGCAGCCAAGTACCTTACCCCTGCGCTGAAACGCTTTGCGCCACATCATGGCTCAGTGGAAATTGAATTGAACTGCGAACAATCGACCTCTTTGATTCCCCGTGTTGAGCGTGGTGATCTGGATCTGGCACTGGTCTCAAGGGATCACCCTCGGCACGGAACGTTATTATTCCACGAACCAATGGTCTGGGTAGGATCCCCTCAATTCCAGATATGGAGACGAGACCCATTACCCATAGCCGTCTATGAGAGCACCAGCCTTGCAAGACGCAGCGCAATCAACTCGCTGGCCTTACAGGGTCGTCGGTATCGGTTGGTTTACAACAGTTCCAGTCTCGCGGGGCAGATTGCAGCCGTTGAAAGTGGCCTTGCCGTTGCCGTATTGACCCAGTGCAGCGCTCCATCCCATCTGGAAATCCTCGGCAGCGACCATGGCCTGGGGCCGCTTGAACCCATGGAGGTGTCGGTCTATCGAAGTAAAGCTTCGCAGGGTTCCGAGGCCGTAGACAGCCTCCACAGACTGTTGGTCAAAACGCTCAGAATTTCGGCGACATCCTAAAAGCGCTTAAAAGTACTGCGAAAGGTTTTGCCATCGTTGTAACCAACTCTGGGCAACCAGGGATATCTCAAAAGCCGCCGGCCATGCGCTGCCGCCAATGAGAACACAACCTCTTCATAAATCAGGATGTAGACATTCATCAGCGTCGTATGCCCCTCCACCTCTTTCACTCCGAAAGATCATACGCGGAAGATATGGCACAAAATCACCCTCTCAATGTCATTTGGCCGCATCGCTCGCAAGGACGGGAAAAACCATACTGCCCCCCGAACACTACAAACAAAGCTCGTTATGAACCGGTTAGGTTGCACAGCCTGAAGATCATCCACACTGACTCGAAGGAGCATTCAATGGCACGTATGGTAGTCATTTACAAAACACCGAAAGATCCCGCTGCGTTTGATAAACACTACTTCAGTGTCACCGTCCCACTGGCCAAACAATTGCCCGGCCTCAAGAGGTATGAGGTCAGCGAGGGCCCTATAGTTGCCATGGCAGGTGCTACTGATCCTTACCTTGTTGCAACTTTGCACTTTGACTCTCTGGCTGAGATCAAAGAGGCATTTATAACTGAGTGCGGACGCGCTTGCGCGGCGGATCGCCGAATTCTGGCGCCTGACGATAAGGACGTGCAAATGTTCCTATTCGACGATCAGGCTGCAACCTAGCGTAGAGTTTTGCTCTTGATAGAACTTATTAACCCGGGTTTCGCAGTTCAAACCTGGGAGCCGAAGAGGGTAGCCCCTTGCGGGACACGGGCTGGGCGCCCCCCTTAAATACATCCCTGTACGCTCTCCACGGCCATCCATGACCGCAAACAAAACGGCAGGATTGCGTTTTGGACGCCGAAGGCGCCCGAAGGGCCAGGGCCATGGATGGCCCGGAGTCACCGTCTCGCGAAGGGCTATCCTCTCTGTGTCACTCTACAAGCTTTGCCCACCCGAAATTATAAGTTCCAAACAACGTGCAACACTACGATGAACAGGAATGGCAAAGCGCACTGGGTGCTTTTCGAATCAGGGAGGAGATTACCATCAACGGCCGACGTAAAGCGCACGCGGGCGGATCAGTCGCGGGTCCCTGTTGAACTCGTGGAAGTGTGAGATCCAGCCGAACACACGGCTGCAGGCAAACAGGGAGGTGAAGTATCGCTCCGGAATGCCCAGCGCCAGGTAGACGGCGCCTTTGTAGAATTCCAGGTTCGCATGGATTTCCTTCCCCTTGGCACTGAAGACATCCTGGCAGGTGTCCTCAACCGCTACCAGGGTTTCCATCAGCAGCTGCCATTCGGTGCCTTCGCAGAACTGGCGGGCCATGGGTTTGAGAATGGCGGCGCGGGGGTCGAGGCGTTTGTATTCGCGGTGGCCCATGCCCATGATCTTGACCTTGTTGGCCAGGGCGTCGCGCACCCATTCGTCAGCTTTCTCGGGGCTGCCGATCTCGCGCGCCATCATCACCGCCGCTTCGTCGGCACCGCCGTGCAACGGGCCGGACAGAGCCCCCAGGCTGCCGGCGACGCTGGCGGACAGGCTGGCGCCAGTGCTGGCGATAACCCGTCCGGCGAAGGTGCCGGCGTTGAAGCTGTGGTCCAGCTGCAGGATCTGGGTGGCGTTGATGGCCTGCAGGGCCTGTTCACCGGGCGCGGCGCCGTTGATACCGTAGAGCAGTTTTTCCAGGAAACCCAGACCGGCGGGTACGGCGAAGACGTCGCCGCTCTGGCTCAGGTTGTGCCATACCCGGACGGCGGCATTGATGCGGGCGGCCAGGACCATGCCGGGCACCCACTGCCCGTCCAGCCACGCCGGCGGTTGTTGGGCCGGGGTCAGGTCGGCGATGGGTGCCAGGGCCTGTAGCACCGCCATCGGGTGGATGTCGCGGGGCAGTTGTTCCAGCACCCCGGCCTCGACTGCGCTCAGCTCGGATTCGTCAGCCAGCCAGCGGTCCAGTTCCCGGCACTGCTCCGCATCCAGCCACTCACCGGTCATCAGCCAGTTGATCACGGCGGGGAAGTCCCGCTCAACCAGCGCCTCTATGGGCTCGCCGCGATAGGTCAGGCGGCCGATATCGCCTTCCACGTTGGACAGTTCCGTCTCACCTACGACAACGCCTTCCAAACCTGCGTTGATTTCCTCGGTCATGACAATCTCCTCACACTGTGTTTGTGATGGCGCTATTAAAATGCGAGGGTCGCTGTTAATCTAATTAAACTTTATAAACGAACGATTAGCAGGGCTTATCATGCGTCTGGAAAGCAGTGAAATGCGTATCTTCCACTCCGTGGCCCGCTCCGGTGGCTTTCGGGCCGCGGCCCAGGAGCTCCATCTCACCCAGTCGGCGGTCAGCCAGGCCGTCAAGCAACTGGAAGTGAAGCTGAACCAGCCGCTGTTGATCCGCGACCGGCCCGTGCGCCTGACCCAGGCGGGCCGCCGCCTCTACCGCTACGTGGACGACCAGTTACAGCAGGAGCAGGCGGTGCTGGGAGACCTGTCGCGGCTGGCGCGCGGCCTGGACCAGCAATTGAGCGTGGCCATCGACAGCACCAACAACCGGTTCGCCGGGGCGAATCTGATCCACACCTTTATCGGCCGCTGGCCGGAGGCCCGGCTGCGGCTGGTCGAGCAGCCATCACGCGCCATCGTGCAAGCGGTGATGAGCGGTGAGGTTGAACTGGGGCTCGGCCCCTTCCAGACACGGATGGACCGCTTCAGTACCGCCCCGCTGTACAACGAACACCGCCTGCTGATGATCAGCCCGGAGCACCCGCTCCACCGCGTCGAGATGACCGCCAAGGATCTGCAACGCATCCCCCTGGTGGTGTCCTCCCTGGACGAGCCGGACCAACGGCCCTACCAGGAAAAGCTGCGCGATAACTTCCGCATGATCTGGCAGATCAGCAGCCTGAACGTGCGCCTGAACCTTATCGACCGGGGCCTGGCCGTGGGCTACATCAGCACGGAAGTGACACGGCAGTTGTCGCACATCCAGCATTTCCGCGCGCTGAATGAATTCGACTTTGCCCGTATCGAACGCCAGGTGGGTTTGTTTTATCGCAAGGACCGGGATTTGAGCCCGGTAGCCCAGGATTTTATTGAGGTATGCCGGCGCTACTGGGTCGACGGGCCCGGTCACTCCAGCCGGAGCGAATGATGAGGCAGAACAGGAAGAGGTCGAAACGTACTACTTTATCTTTAGGCTTGACGGGCTGGGCTATGAAAGCATTCTTGCTAAAAGTATCTATTAGCTATAAGCCTGGAGACCCCGGCCTTCAGGTTGCCTACAACAAAGCCCTGCCAGAGGATGTGATTCGCAAGATTGCCAAGTGTCGTCTCCGGGATTTACGTGAGTATAAAGACGA carries:
- a CDS encoding DUF899 domain-containing protein produces the protein MNQIINEQEWQSALDAFRIKEKEHTRLRDALNAERRRLPMTEISKTYSFTGPEGKVSLLDLFEGRKQLIVYHFMFAESPCTGCSMMVDNMGHIAHIHARDTSLALVSLAPYPKLAAFKERMGWQFPWYSSESSDFNRDFGATRENGEMFGVSVFIRDNDTIYRSYHTTLRGAEYLGSNFSYLDLTPMGRQELWEDSPGEVPQTPPYQWWRKHDEY
- the creB gene encoding two-component system response regulator CreB is translated as MPEILIVDDEPRIAEPLMFALEREHFGVAHVTLAEQALAALRQEDFSLVVLDVGLPDVNGFEVLKELRRFSEVPVLFLTARQDEVDRILGLELGGDDYVTKPFSPREVVARIRAILKRLQGAPSAPIGKKTWELDETGARILFRGQPLALTRSEFRILAALVQRPGQVFSRAQLLDVCDSDEDSFERSVDSHIKTLRAKLRPLGGDGLIATRRGLGYYLETESP
- the creC gene encoding two-component system sensor histidine kinase CreC, which codes for MKLGRRLLLFYFFILGLLGWLVLDLVFGQAKPLVRQSAEETLVDAANLLAEIIASDTRQGQVVITPELRAALNRYAGRDLDADIWGLKKAAIHTHVYVTGPTGTVLFDSRGRDEGMDFSRWNDVYLTLQGRYGARTTRTDPADPGTSVMYVAAPIRHEGTLVGVVSLGKPGRSIQPFVDRAERQLTLYGGLVLGACLLLGMLLAWWLTRRLQRLRHYAQAVAEGERPAPPRLRGRDEIRDLAEAVTAMRRRLEERARLEDNVSLLTHEMKSPLAAIRGAGEILAEEVTDPALHRFTDNVIHESQRLSELLDRLLAMARLEKLESLPARRRLALAPLLGDWQQSRYPLLAEKNLTVQGPQEETLWVEPETLQLALFNLLDNALRFAEPGSTLSVTVTDAGGEQCLAVTNRGPTIPDYALARVSERFYSLPAPGREKSSGLGLAMVREIAALHGGRLSVGNTGDGVCASLVLPAG
- the creD gene encoding cell envelope integrity protein CreD, with the translated sequence MRQTLFLKLLTIAGLMLLLVVPLLMIQGKVAERSNEARQVKYQIARQVSGEQTLSGPLVVVPRVREQLVERGDCRRQERCATVEQRSVLESQIPDTLSVDGQLQTEMRYRGIYGTPVYRSLLTLEAVFPANWQAVDEPEQVVSSRPPLLIMRISDLRGLVERPQILVNDTPLPLVETEQLPQALGDSVIAVQLPADLTGAFTVKVRLNLNGTDSLALLPLAKETRLGLRADWPHPSFEGLVLPVDREISAEGFTSQWRTNSLAAASAIHCARNGQACDDAGQAMRVRLVQPVTGLLSSERALKYSFLIVGLTFAAFFLFEVLRRYPLHAMQYLLVGLALAMFYLLLVALSEHIDFVLAYLSAALACCGLIGVYLMAVLRSARAGWGFAGSLLLVLGLIYGILMAEDYALLLGALLLFAALAAVMLVTRRLDWYAFSVRSTGKTASDPAG
- a CDS encoding VanZ family protein, yielding MPKLTTAISTSFFLFILWVIYLANNGSDSLFFDFVKSIPYGDKIGHFFLFGTLTLTVVVASRFRSFTVGWLNIYYGGVLVALFVLGEEISQAFIPFRTFDLADLTADTLGILMAIGAAYLTRKYLIKIYDKDSVS
- a CDS encoding AzlD domain-containing protein encodes the protein MNVETAGVGTLAIVLSMAVVTLATRWGGIYVMSFVPISYRVKQFIQAMSGSVLVALLAPMAVAGDNGARLALLTTATIMLLLKKPLPAIAAGILAAALLRQF
- a CDS encoding AzlC family ABC transporter permease, which codes for MESTDMELHQLNKPLVWAGFKQLAPISVFVIAFGAAFGLAATQAGLSDSMIVVMSTLVFAGAAQFAALDLWGPQIPFFTMMITVFAINARHLLMGATLYPWLRHLPPARRYGVMLVASDANWAMSMQVFSRGQPGLGLLLGGGLALWSFWVFGTWLGIYFGNAVSDPKSLGLDMVMGCFLLAMVVGGEKNLQVLVIWTIAAIASLLAYWYLPENSHVIVGALAGGVAGTIGGNQENER
- a CDS encoding LysR family transcriptional regulator; this encodes MDWLKCFVAVVDAGSLSAAAPEVHRSQSAVSMQLKKLESALGCRLLVRGPRQHQLTPEGQRLLGYARRILDLHAETQAAFHGKELTGRIRLGVPDDYAAKYLTPALKRFAPHHGSVEIELNCEQSTSLIPRVERGDLDLALVSRDHPRHGTLLFHEPMVWVGSPQFQIWRRDPLPIAVYESTSLARRSAINSLALQGRRYRLVYNSSSLAGQIAAVESGLAVAVLTQCSAPSHLEILGSDHGLGPLEPMEVSVYRSKASQGSEAVDSLHRLLVKTLRISATS
- a CDS encoding EthD family reductase → MARMVVIYKTPKDPAAFDKHYFSVTVPLAKQLPGLKRYEVSEGPIVAMAGATDPYLVATLHFDSLAEIKEAFITECGRACAADRRILAPDDKDVQMFLFDDQAAT
- a CDS encoding citrate/2-methylcitrate synthase, with amino-acid sequence MTEEINAGLEGVVVGETELSNVEGDIGRLTYRGEPIEALVERDFPAVINWLMTGEWLDAEQCRELDRWLADESELSAVEAGVLEQLPRDIHPMAVLQALAPIADLTPAQQPPAWLDGQWVPGMVLAARINAAVRVWHNLSQSGDVFAVPAGLGFLEKLLYGINGAAPGEQALQAINATQILQLDHSFNAGTFAGRVIASTGASLSASVAGSLGALSGPLHGGADEAAVMMAREIGSPEKADEWVRDALANKVKIMGMGHREYKRLDPRAAILKPMARQFCEGTEWQLLMETLVAVEDTCQDVFSAKGKEIHANLEFYKGAVYLALGIPERYFTSLFACSRVFGWISHFHEFNRDPRLIRPRALYVGR
- a CDS encoding LysR family transcriptional regulator; this encodes MRLESSEMRIFHSVARSGGFRAAAQELHLTQSAVSQAVKQLEVKLNQPLLIRDRPVRLTQAGRRLYRYVDDQLQQEQAVLGDLSRLARGLDQQLSVAIDSTNNRFAGANLIHTFIGRWPEARLRLVEQPSRAIVQAVMSGEVELGLGPFQTRMDRFSTAPLYNEHRLLMISPEHPLHRVEMTAKDLQRIPLVVSSLDEPDQRPYQEKLRDNFRMIWQISSLNVRLNLIDRGLAVGYISTEVTRQLSHIQHFRALNEFDFARIERQVGLFYRKDRDLSPVAQDFIEVCRRYWVDGPGHSSRSE